A segment of the Ferviditalea candida genome:
CTCGAAATGCCAAGGGTATCGAATAAGAAGATACTCGCCCACCCTGTGGGATCAATCGCGGTCACGGTATTTTCGCCTGCTGTGTACTGTTTTAATCCGGCATAGGATTAAAGTCTTGCGCCCGCCAACCGTGGGCAAAAAGGCGATTGACGGGATAAAGAGGAAGGCTAAAGCGATATGCAAGGCTAGGGTGTAAGGAACAAGTGATCCTCAGACGCGGACGTGCAAGAGGGGTATGCCTCGGTGCCGCGAAATGGTAGGAAATGACCGTTGAATCTGAGGGGCAGCAGCCCATAGTAGTCCGAGCAAGGGAAAGCCTTGTACATGGCGAAGGGGCATAGTCATGCAAAATCACAATAAAGTTGACAAACTGTCGAGGAAGCCGTTGAGCATACCTGACTAAAGCCATTGCGACAAATCTTCTGAAGTAAGGGGGGATGTCCATTGGCGCAAAAATTCGACTATCCGAAGAACGAATCCGAATTCCGCAATATCCTGGACGACATGTATCAAAACGTTCGCGATTGCATTGCCAATGGCGAAAGCCCCAAAATAAAAGGCTTAATTGAAATCATGTCATCCGAAACGGCTATACTGACAGCCATCCACAAGCTCAAAAGTAATCATGGGAGCGAAACGCCGGGAACCGACGGTCAAAGAATGCGGGATATTCTGGAAAGCGATTATGAACAAGTCATTGCAGGTGTTCAAGGCGCTTTTCGAAATTACAATCCTCATCCGATTCGCAGAACATACATTCCGAAGTTAAACAAACCGGGTGAGAAAAGGCCGCTTGGTATTCCTGCCATCGTCGACAGAATCGTACAAGAATGCGTTCGTTCGGTGATAGAACCGATTCTTGAAGCGCAATTCTTTAGCCATTCGTACGGTTTTCGTCCCATGCGTGACGCTCACATGGCGCTTCAGAGAGTGACGGACATCGTTCACTATACAGGATACCATTGGATTATCGAGGGCGACATATCCAAATTCTTCGACGAAGTGAACCATACCAAATTGATCAAGAAACTTTGGCACTTGGGGATACGGGATCGTAGAGTGCTGGTTATCATTAATAAAATGCTCAAAGCGGGGATTATGGACGAACTCGAAGTAAACCCGTTAGGCACGCAACAGGGCGGTATCATCTCCCCGCTTCTTGCGAATGCATATTTGGATACTCTCGACCAATGGATTGTCCGAGAATGGGAAGAGAAGAAAACCCAAAAGACGTATGCGGACAAATTTTCAGCAAGAAAAATGTTACAACGAAGGAGCAATTTAAAGCCAGCATACCTCATCCGTTACGCGGATGATTGGGTTTTAGTCACTCAAACCAAGAGCAATGCGGAGAAATGGAAACGGCGTATTTCGAAGTATCTGGAAACGAACTTAAAACTTCGACTTTCAGCAGAGAAAACGCTCATTACCAACGTCAGGAAAAAGCCGATTCGGTTTCTGGGATTTACGTACAAAGTAACAAAAGGAAAAGCTCGGAAAGGATTCATAGCCCGTACCCGGCCAAATCCCCAGCGGCTGAAAGACAAAGTGGAAGAAATCAGGAAAGACATCCGGAATCTAAGGAAGCTCTCACCTCGTCAATCCA
Coding sequences within it:
- the ltrA gene encoding group II intron reverse transcriptase/maturase yields the protein MAQKFDYPKNESEFRNILDDMYQNVRDCIANGESPKIKGLIEIMSSETAILTAIHKLKSNHGSETPGTDGQRMRDILESDYEQVIAGVQGAFRNYNPHPIRRTYIPKLNKPGEKRPLGIPAIVDRIVQECVRSVIEPILEAQFFSHSYGFRPMRDAHMALQRVTDIVHYTGYHWIIEGDISKFFDEVNHTKLIKKLWHLGIRDRRVLVIINKMLKAGIMDELEVNPLGTQQGGIISPLLANAYLDTLDQWIVREWEEKKTQKTYADKFSARKMLQRRSNLKPAYLIRYADDWVLVTQTKSNAEKWKRRISKYLETNLKLRLSAEKTLITNVRKKPIRFLGFTYKVTKGKARKGFIARTRPNPQRLKDKVEEIRKDIRNLRKLSPRQSRLIEELIHQINVINSKIRGVIQYYEAATWVNMVLSKEADRLRYTAYKALKRFGGTWTPANELSNLHSVHSNYTTAVPAIVYRGLKIGITSFAFCKWRMTYPKMQNETPYSKEGREIYRQRTGKKRLLARADDLLTLSFSQAILWKEKDSKRNFEYYLNRPYAFNRDRGKCRVCQEPVQHDVNIHHIQPHLPLEFVNRVANLATLHKACHDMIHDGRDYEDLLSKMRKRILRFREKLST